TAATGGGTGATTTCGCTCTACTCTCATTTTCTTTTAACCACAACTTGTCTCGATACTTCGGGATAGATCACAATAGAACACATAGATGGTTTTGGAGAGCATATTGTTACCGTGATTTTCAAAAAATTTAATGGTATCAGTATTGACTATGTGTTCTATGTGCACTATTGTGGTTCAATTATAAACCCACATAGGTCACAGTAAGACACATCGATTACAGGTTTGTAGCGTCTTCGTATTTTTTCTTATCTTTGGCCGGAAATGTTTGGACGCAATAATTCACACGTTCAGGCTATTCAGTAATCATTTAAATCAAATTCTATGAAATTAAATTTACGCTCAAAATTACTAACCGCTTGTACCCTGCTTTCAGTAAGCGCGTTCTCACAAGTTATCAATTCAACAGAAGTCCTTCCTTTCGGGAGCACTTACACGTTGAAAGGAATTTCCAACCTGTCCGTAATCGACACCACTATCCAGGGACAAAACGTTACCTGGAATTTTGCTGCACTTACTCCAAGTTCCAGCATCCTGAACGTAACCGTGATGGATCCCAACGATACGCCTTACGGTGCTTTTGTATCCAATACCAATTACGCATTCAAGGAAAGTCCCACTACGGCTTACCGTTATTTCAACGTAACATCCGCCAAAATGGAACGCGTAGGTTCTTACAGCGGTTCAACGCTGAAAACCTATTCGGATCCGCAAATTGAATACACATTCCCGATGCAGTATAACTCCACCAATGTGGATACCTGGAACAACTCCAGCTCTTCCACAGGGGGAACTTATGCGTTTACAGTTATCGGAAGCGGAACGCTTATTTTGCCGAACGGAT
The window above is part of the Fluviicola sp. genome. Proteins encoded here:
- a CDS encoding T9SS type A sorting domain-containing protein, which translates into the protein MKLNLRSKLLTACTLLSVSAFSQVINSTEVLPFGSTYTLKGISNLSVIDTTIQGQNVTWNFAALTPSSSILNVTVMDPNDTPYGAFVSNTNYAFKESPTTAYRYFNVTSAKMERVGSYSGSTLKTYSDPQIEYTFPMQYNSTNVDTWNNSSSSTGGTYAFTVIGSGTLILPNGSHEAILTRVHLEEGFNELDAYYWYDGSNGSILAFVINPGIFTSYQGSYQTSLIQSTAGEEEFDVIMSAVYQNPVQEKLYVSVKNFTGGDLNYTIFDLNGKFISSGKAQNDPDDTSIIDTNVSELSKGIYLLTIISENNSGSKTIRFTKE